One window of the Halobacillus litoralis genome contains the following:
- a CDS encoding ZIP family metal transporter has translation MMDFFTDLNPVLQALAATLFTWGMTALGAALVFIGKKQNQKAMDGMLAFSGGVMIAASFWSLLAPAIEMAESNGTPSWLPALIGFLLGGLFLMMVDQILPVLEKNDNFLHEIKDKKAKRRTSLLIFSITLHNVPEGLAVGVAFGALAVDFSTGSLSGAIALALGIGIQNFPEGTAVSLPLRRDGMSKKKSFFYGQASGAVEPIAAVAGALAVIFIQPLLPYALSFAAGAMIFVVAKEIIPGSQEKGHVQIASISLMVGFALMMTLDVALG, from the coding sequence ATGATGGATTTTTTCACTGATTTAAACCCAGTTCTACAAGCCTTAGCAGCCACCCTTTTCACCTGGGGAATGACAGCTCTCGGAGCAGCTCTCGTCTTTATAGGAAAGAAACAAAACCAGAAAGCGATGGATGGGATGCTGGCTTTTTCCGGAGGAGTTATGATTGCTGCCAGCTTCTGGTCCCTGCTTGCCCCTGCAATTGAAATGGCTGAATCAAACGGGACGCCCTCATGGCTTCCTGCTTTAATAGGGTTTCTTTTAGGCGGCTTGTTTTTGATGATGGTCGATCAAATATTGCCGGTATTAGAGAAGAATGACAACTTCTTACACGAAATAAAAGATAAAAAGGCCAAACGGAGAACATCTCTGCTGATTTTTTCCATCACCCTCCACAATGTACCTGAAGGTCTTGCAGTTGGTGTCGCTTTCGGTGCCTTAGCTGTCGATTTTTCCACAGGATCCCTTTCAGGTGCCATCGCTTTGGCCCTCGGGATCGGGATCCAAAACTTCCCTGAAGGTACCGCAGTTTCGCTGCCATTACGCAGGGATGGAATGTCTAAGAAGAAGAGCTTCTTCTACGGACAGGCCTCTGGAGCGGTAGAGCCCATCGCGGCTGTCGCAGGAGCACTGGCTGTGATTTTCATCCAGCCCCTCCTTCCTTACGCTTTAAGCTTTGCAGCAGGAGCTATGATTTTTGTTGTAGCCAAAGAAATCATCCCTGGCTCCCAGGAAAAAGGCCATGTGCAGATAGCCTCAATAAGTTTAATGGTCGGATTTGCTTTGATGATGACACTGGATGTCGCATTAGGATAG
- a CDS encoding helix-turn-helix domain-containing protein, whose translation MNFADKLKQNRKNKGWSQEELAEKLFVSRQSVSKWENGQNYPSIEIIIHLSDLLGVTIDELLRSDEELKEKVINDSKQLAHPRLKAFFDVTFLIGVALLIAKISVLIVNRTTSLDIPLFGGSFVWNFGPLVLMVAAGLGAEFVKDKYIED comes from the coding sequence ATGAATTTTGCAGACAAATTAAAACAGAACAGAAAAAACAAAGGCTGGTCTCAGGAAGAATTAGCGGAAAAATTATTCGTGAGCCGGCAGTCTGTTTCCAAATGGGAAAACGGGCAAAATTATCCGAGTATTGAAATCATCATTCATTTAAGTGATCTGCTCGGTGTAACCATTGATGAATTATTGAGGAGTGATGAAGAATTGAAGGAAAAGGTGATTAACGACAGCAAGCAGTTGGCCCACCCAAGGCTCAAGGCGTTCTTTGATGTCACTTTTTTAATCGGGGTAGCACTTTTGATCGCAAAAATATCTGTTCTCATTGTGAATAGGACCACGTCGTTAGATATCCCTTTGTTCGGCGGGTCTTTTGTTTGGAACTTTGGACCTTTGGTTCTCATGGTGGCTGCAGGGCTCGGCGCAGAGTTTGTTAAAGATAAGTATATAGAAGACTGA
- a CDS encoding ZinT/AdcA family metal-binding protein: protein MRNYIGFSDHSIKPTDAGHYHLY from the coding sequence ATGCGCAATTATATTGGATTTAGTGATCATAGCATTAAACCTACTGATGCGGGGCATTACCATCTCTATTAG